In Melospiza melodia melodia isolate bMelMel2 chromosome 30, bMelMel2.pri, whole genome shotgun sequence, the DNA window GGGGGCTGCAGCCACACCGAGGGGCACCGCTGCCCACCGGCCCCGGAAAGCCCGGGCTGAGGCCGCGGCCGAGCACCCGGTCCGGGAGATTTGCATGCTGTGATTAAGGCAGTGAAGCAATCGCGCTGTTGCCTCATCGGTGAGAATCCCCGGGACCCATGTGCGCTATAAATGCCACCCGATCAATGAACAGCCAGGCAGGAGCGAGAGGAGCCGagccgggctgggcagggccgcGCTGCACAGAGGAGGAGACACCGAGCCGGGCACCCACCATGTGCTTCCTCACCCGTGAGTAGCCACGCAGcacccccatctcccactgctccCATTGCACCCGCTTCCCCTGCTGCTCCTGTTACACCCAAACCACCCCTAAAATCCACTTTGCCCACAGCACCCATTGCCCCCACAACCacagctcccactgctcccatTGCCCCCAAACCAGCCCTGAAACCCACTTTGCCCAcagcacccactgcccccacAACCACAGcacccactgctcccactgccccCAAACCACCCCTAAAACCCACTTTGCCCACAGCACCCACTGCCCCCAGAGCACCCCTAAACTCACCCTACCTGTAGCACCTGCTGCACCCACACATccagagccctctgctgctgcctttggcactgggggcactggtgtCTCTCCCCTTTTGGGgtctctgccctgtgcccaggcCACACTGCCGCTGCCACCATCCCCAGGGTGGTCCTGGTTGCTGAGCCCATCCTGGCTGTGCGGCTCCATGGGGTGGGCACTgagctgctgtccccacaggtgggctggcactgctgctggctgtgctgctgtgggcaccGTGGTGGGCGCTGCACGGGGCACCGCTGACCGAGCTCTCAGGGGACCAGGACTTCCAGCTCTTCCTGCAGAGGAACCTCGAGTTCACCCGCAAGATCCGCGGGGACGTGGCTGCGCTGCAGCGCCTGGTGGTGAGTCCCACACGCTGCCGAGGGGGGACGGCAGCTGCTGCGAGGTCACAGATAAGGTGACCCCCTCCCTGCCCTTATCAATACCGCAgggccaggagccagcagtgtcccCTGCACTGcccaaggctcagccccggggtgTTGGGGCACCCACCGGGGACATGTGGTGACCCTCCTGGGTACACAACAGCCACACCTCCGTCCCCACGGCACCGGCTCCACACAGCTCTGGGATGGGAtgttgggggtgctgggtgtgtcGGGGTCCTCTGGTATCCTCACCTTGTCCCCTTTGTCCGCAGTGTGACACCCTCCAGCTGTGCAAggaagaggagctgctgctggtgcggCAGGACCTGGAGGTCGCGCAGGCGCCGCTGGAGCAGTGCCACAAACGCACCTTCCAGGCAGTGAGTGCGGGCAGCCCACCCCTGCCACGAGCTGCTCGCGGCTCAGGCCACCCCAGAGCCTCCGTGTCTTGGTGGCCAGGCCATGCCCAAGCCCCACTGACCATGCCATGCCCACCACAGGAGACCTGCTTCAGCCAGATCCGTGCCGGCCTCCGCGTCTACCACGGCTCTCTGGCCACCATCCGTGCCCTGCTGCCCGGGCACGCTGGGCTGGTGGACACCCTGCAGCTGGACATGGCCAACCTGTCCTCCAACATccagcagcaggtgagggggcAAAGGGGGGGACTTTGTGGGGACGGGTGGGTAAAGCAGGGGCTGCATGCCAAAGGAGGGGTGGGCACGATGGGGGCTGCATGCCAAAGGAGGGGTGGGCACGATGGGGGCTGCATCCCAAAGGAAGGGTGGGAATGGTGGGGGCTGTATCCCAAGAGATGGGTGGGCATGGCAGGGGCTGCATTCACAAGAtttggtgggaatggtgggggcTGTATCCCAAGAGATGGGTGGGCATGGCAGGGGCTGCATTCACATGGCAGGGGTTGTATTCACAGGGATGGGTGGGCATGGCAGGGGTTCTATCCCAAGAGATGGGTGGGCACCATGGGGGCTGCATTCACAAGGATGGGTGGGCGTGGCAGGGGCTGCATTCACAAGGATCAGTGGGCATGACAGGGGTTGTATTCACAGGATTTGGTGGGCATGGTGGGAGCTGTATCCCAAGAGATGGGTGGGCATGGCAGGGGCTGCATTCACAGGATTTGGTGGGCATGGTGGGAGCTGTATCCCAAGAGATGGGTGGGCATGGTAGGGGCTGCATTCACATGGCAGGGGCTGCATTCACAAGGAtgggtgggcagggcagggtctgTACCCCAAGAAATGGGTGGGCATGGTAGGTAGGGGTTGTATTCACAAGGATGGGTGGGCAGGGTGGGAGCTGTACCCCAAGAAATGGGTGGGCACGGTGGGATTTACATGCCCGCGAAGGGCACACTGGGGCAGGGGGGCATCTCCAAGCCTGGAGCTGACGCCTCTGCCTCTGCCTGGCTGCAGATGGAGGACCTGGGCCTGGCCACGGTGACGTACCCCACAGAGAACCAGGACCCcgtgcccaccttctcctcccaatTCCACCACCAAGTCGGCGGCTTCTTCATCCTGGCCAACTTCCAGCGGTTCCTGGAGACGGCGTACCGGGCACTGCGGCACCTCGCCAGCCTCTGACCCCTGCCTGTGGATGTCCCACCCGAGGGACATCCCGGGAGCACCCCATTCCCTGCTTATTTAATATTTATGGCTATTTAATATTTATCTGTCTGGGGATGCTCCCCCTGCCAGGGGATCCCGCCGTGGATCCGTGCACAGGTCCCTGTGCAGCATCACCCTTGTTTAATATTTAAACACAAGCGTATCTCTGCTACGAGGTTCTGGAGCTGGGCTGAgcccccacagctgctgctggcgctgcccgtgcctcagtttccccatggcTCACACTGCTGGCGCTGCTGCATCATCCCAGGGGAAAACATCCCAGGATGAGGATGCTCCAGAGCAGCATCTCCCTGTCTGGgctgcagcctgcagggacacatCTGATGGGTGTTATTTCTAGTAATTAATATTTATTAGCCATtaaggagggaggggaggggagatgCAGCAGCCTCACCAGGATGAGGCTTTTCTGGGGAGCCCCAGCACTTTGGGGAGCTGCATCTCTGCTCTGTCCCCCTTCCCTGCTAAACTCAGAGCTCTTATTGCAGTTTTAACTTATTTGTGTCCATCTCTGGCCGGAAGGAGCCACTTGGACACATTCCCACCCTCCTGAGCCTGACGCAGCCCCAGTCCCGTGGTTGTGTGGGAGCTCTGGGCGTGGGGGGTTTTGTACTGTATTTATTGCTGCAGCTGGGTGAGCCCCAAGAAACACCCGCTTTTTTTTTCTACGtgataaaaatggaaataaactCTATttttgcactctctctctctctctctctctctctctgttcctcTGTCTCCTGCTTGCGTGGGAGGGAGGCAGAGTGGCcgggctgtggggacacagggacagagacggGAGGGATGAGGGAATGGGACTttggggctgtggctgctggtgTCAGCTCAGAAAGATGAAATGcagcccccccagtgcccccacccCACAGCCTGAGCCCGCTGAGGGTCCCGAGATGCTGTGGGGTGGCCACTTCCTCCCACACCCACAGGGCTGCTTGGGCAAGAGCCGATTCCTAGAAAGCTCTGGAAGCCACCCACGCCTGCCCAGGGCACCAGAGCTGCTTTGTGGGCTCATCccggggctggtggcactgggggtccccaaccaccctggtgctgctgctgtgacacagggaATCTGCCCGGGGATGTGCCAGgagccctcccagtgcccacgGATGTGCCATGGTGGGAGGAGGCTTTCAGCAGTGAGGAAGGCAGAGTGGATGGACAATGTGGATGAGCAATGTCAGGGGAGCCCTGGGCATCTCCCTTGCCCTAGAAAGCCCCTAAGGGCACCCCCAGCCTCTCCCCAATGGGTGTTTGCCcaccctgggctgtcccagcttCACCAGCCCCAtttcctgccatggcactgggagTCCCCAACCacccttgtgctgctgctgtgacacagagaatctgcccagggatgtgccaggagccctcccagagcccagggatgTGCCAGGAGCCCTTCCAGAACCCAGGGATACTCCAGGAACCATCCCAGAGCCctcccagagcccagggatgTGCCAGGAGCCCTTCCAGAACCCAGGGATGTGCCAGGAGCCctcccagagcccagggatgTGCCACGTGGTGGGAGGAGGCTTTCATCAGTGAGGAAGAGCGGATGGACAAAAGGGGCACCCCCAATGTGAATGAGCAATGTCAGAGAGCCCTGGGCATCTCCCTTGCCCTAGAAAGCCCCTAAGGGCACCCCCAAGCCTCTCCCCAATGGTTGTTTGCCCACTCTGGGCTGTCCCAGCTTCACCAGCCCCCATTTCCTGCCACTGGGCCCACGCTGACATCCCATGACCAGCAGCATCCCTCACCACACTCACTCATCCCTCACCCCAGCATCCCTCAATACACTCAATCCTCACCCCAGCATCCCTCAATACACTCAATCCTCACCCCAGCATCCCTCAATACACTCAATCCTCACCACACTCACTCAATCCTTACCCCAGCATCCCTCAATACACTCAATCCTCACCCCAGCATCCCTCACCACACTCAATCCTCACCACACTCACTCCTTCCTCACCCCAGCATCCCTCACCACACTCAATCCTCACCCCAGCATCCCTCACCACATTCATCCCTCACCACACTCATCCCTCACCACACTCATCCCTCACCACACTCATGCCAGCCACACAGTGCTGGGGGGTGCCAGGGCTCCCAGTTCCTGCCCCCCAACTTCCAGCCCTGGATCCCGAAGCGCCAGGGGGAAGCCCTCACCCTCGAGGCGGGCAgtgccctccctcctgccccgcTTACAGAAATCCcccttctcctgctccagccccttcctggAAGGGGCAGCGCCGGTGCCAGCGCCAGGCACACGGAGCTGCCTCGGCAAATATTGACAGAGCTGGCGAGGCCACGCCGGGTCCCGCTCTTTGCTCCGGGCTAACGGTAAAGAGCCGCCCCTGGGCCAGCTGGGTGCCAGCTCAGGGTGGGATCTCAGCAGCCCgaggctcatcccagcccatcccggcGCTCCACgagccccacccagccccgcaGCTGCTCCCGATGGGCACCAGGGGCGGTGGGAAGGGGAGGATGCTCCGTGTGTGAAGGCCAAGGAGCAGCAACACCCACAGCTACCCCAAGGGCATCGGGGTCTCTCCTTCCAGCAAAGCCTGGGGGCTGCCAGGAGCTGAGCTCGTCTGGGATCGGATGGGGTCAGCCTGGCCCTGAGGCACCATCCCACGGCCTCGTCCCTGGCCAGCACTGACACAACCCCTGCAGGATCCCTCTGTGCCCCATCTCCCttcagagccccccaaaacaggGCTGGGAGCCCCACTGGAGTCACAGAGCCCTGGGGGAAGGGCTGGAAGGGCTGGCCCCACTTTCCCCTCTCTTGTGAGTCAACACCAGTGAAGGGGCAGAGGTGCAgccgccctggcactgccactgccTCAGGGACAAGAGCTCATGACAGCTCCTGGAGGATtcactgctggagcagctggcAGGGTGTGGGCACAGTGCCagggcagcctgtcccagcacggggctggggtggtgctgcTGAGGCCACAGGTACTCACCCACTGCCCGTGCCCAGCACGGAGGGGACTCACAGGGAGGAATCACAGTGAGAACTCGCACTCATGGAGAGGAATCACAGTGAGAACTCACACTCATGGAGAGGAATTCCAACAAAAACTCATACTCATGGAAAGGAATTCAAATAAGAACTCACTCTCATGGAGAGGAATTCCAACAAAAACTCATGGAAAGGCATTCCAATGAGAACTCACACTCATGGGGAGGAATCACAGTGAGAACTCACACTCATGGAGAGGAATTCCAACAAAAACTCATGGGGAGGAATTCCAACAAACATTCATGGGGAGGAATTCCAATGAGAACTCACACTCATGGGGAGGAATTACAATAAGAACTCATACCCATGGAGAGGAATTCCAATGAGAACTCACACTCATGGGGAGAATTCCAATAAAAACTCATGGGGAGGAATTCCAATGAGAACTCACTCTCATGGGGAGGAATCACAGTGAGAACTCACTCTCATGGAGAGGAATTCCAACAAAAACTCACACTCATGGGGACGAATCACAGTGAGAACTCACACTCATGGGGAGGAATTCCAACAAAAACTCATGGGGAGGAATTCCAATGAGAACTCACACTCATGGAAAAAAATTCCAATAGAACTCGCACTCATGGGGAGGAATCACAGTGAGAACTCACACTCATGGGGAAGAATTCCAACAAAAACACACTCATGGAAAGGAATTACAATAAGAACTCATACCCATGGAGAGGAATTCCAATGAGAACTCAC includes these proteins:
- the CSF3 gene encoding granulocyte colony-stimulating factor, giving the protein MCFLTRGLALLLAVLLWAPWWALHGAPLTELSGDQDFQLFLQRNLEFTRKIRGDVAALQRLVCDTLQLCKEEELLLVRQDLEVAQAPLEQCHKRTFQAETCFSQIRAGLRVYHGSLATIRALLPGHAGLVDTLQLDMANLSSNIQQQMEDLGLATVTYPTENQDPVPTFSSQFHHQVGGFFILANFQRFLETAYRALRHLASL